A part of Aspergillus flavus chromosome 5, complete sequence genomic DNA contains:
- a CDS encoding hmg-CoA reductase, whose translation MAATLIPRKWRATDAEGDTQPNWLKRQVAGGLQSISRRACAHPIHTIVVVALLASTTYVGLIEGSIFDSIRNPKSVAGQVDVDTLLQGGRNLRLGESTSWKWQVEDSLNPVDVEAAQHLALTTFVFPDSTRSDATGPIADEVPIPANASAQQVPHTPNLFSPFSHDSSLAFTLPYAQVSQFLKAVQEIPDSSADEDVGEQKKWIMRAARGPATGPRTVKLWLTDAWSSFVDLIKHAETIDIVIMTLGYLSMHLSFVSLFFSMRRLGSKFWLAGTVLLTGAFAFLFGLLVTTKLGVPINVLLLSEGLPFLVVTIGFEKPIILTRAVLNASADNKRRGGAGPSSQSSPTTAKSIQDSIQTAIREQGFEIVRDYCIEIAILVAGAASGVQGGLKQFCFLAAWILFFDCLLLFTFYTTILCIKLEITRIKRHIALRKALEEDGITHRVAENVASNNDWPQDGSENSDTSIFGRKIKSSNVRRFKILMVGGFVLINVVNLSAIPFRNSALGPVPLLSRVSNVLAPTPIDPFKVAENGLDSIYVTAKSQMTETVVTVIPPIKYKLEYPSVHYAAPGDSQSFDIEYTDQLLDAVGGRVIESLLKSVEDPVISKWIIAALTLSIVLNGYLFNAARWSIKEPEAAPAPKAVEPKVYPKVDLNADSSKRSAEECEVFLKEKRAPYLSDEDLIELCLQGKIPGYALEKTMENEDLMSRVDAFTRAVKIRRAVVSRTKATSAVTSSLEASKLPYKDYNYTLVHGACCENVIGYLPLPLGVAGPLTIDGQSYFIPMATTEGVLVASASRGAKAINAGGGAVTVLTGDGMTRGPCVGFPTLARAAAAKVWIDSEEGQSILKAAFNSTSRFARLQTMKTALAGTYLYIRFKTTTGDAMGMNMISKGVEKALHVMSTECGFDDMATITISGNFCTDKKSAALNWIDGRGKSVVAEAIIPGDVVKSVLKSNVDALVELNTSKNLIGSAMAGSLGGFNAHASNIVTAIFLATGQDPAQNVESSSCITTMRNLNGDLQISVSMPSIEVGTIGGGTILEGQSAMLDLLGVRGSHPTNPGDNARQLARIVAAATLAGELSLCSALAAGHLVRAHMAHNRSSAPTRSSTPVSAAVGAARGLTMTSSK comes from the exons ATGGCGGCGACTTTGATCCCTCGAAAGTGGCGTGCAACTGACGCTGAGGGTGACACCCAACCGAACTGGTTAAAGCGCCAGGTCGCCGGCGGCTTGCAATCCATTTCCCGCCGGGCATGTGCTCATCCGATCCACACAATCGTCGTGGTTGCCTTGCTCGCTAGTACAACTTATGTCGGGTTGATCGAAGGGAGCATATTTGATAGCATTAGGAACCCCAAGAGTGTCGCTGGTCAGGTTGATGTGGATACACTCCTTCAGGGAGGCAGGAATCTTCGCCTGGGAGAAAGCACGTCCTGGAAATGGCAGGTCGAAGATTCCTTGAACCCCGTCGACGTCGAG GCTGCTCAGCATCTTGCATTGACCACCTTTGTCTTCCCGGATTCTACTAGGTCTGATGCTACTGGTCCCATTGCCGATGAAGTTCCAATACCCGCCAACGCTTCTGCGCAACAAGTTCCTCATACTCCAAATCTATTCTCCCCGTTTTCTCATGATTCGTCTCTCGCGTTCACTCTTCCGTATGCTCAGGTTTCTCAGTTCCTGAAAGCGGTGCAGGAGATTCCCGACTCCTCGGCCGACGAGGATGTCGgtgaacaaaagaaatggatTATGCGGGCGGCCCGTGGACCCGCCACTGGTCCCCGGACAGTTAAACTCTGGCTCACAGATGCATGGAGTTCTTTCGTGGATCTGATCAAG CATGCCGAAACGATTGATATTGTCATTATGACTCTGGGCTACCTGTCGATGCATCTGAGCTTcgtctccctcttcttctctatgAGGCGCTTGGGCTCGAAGTTTTGGCTCGCGGGTACGGTTCTTCTGACTGGCGCTTTCGCATTCCTGTTTGGTCTCCTCGTTACGACTAAACTCGGTGTTCCCATCAACGTGCTCCTCCTGTCGGAAGGACTCCCGTTCCTCGTTGTCACCATTGGGTTCGAAAAGCCGATTATCCTTACTCGGGCTGTGCTCAATGCTTCGGCTGACAACAAGCGCCGAGGTGGTGCTGGTCCTTCCAGCCAATCGAGCCCGACCACTGCGAAGTCCATCCAAGACTCGATCCAGACCGCAATCAGGGAACAGGGCTTTGAGATCGTCCGGGATTACTGTATTGAGATCGCTATCCTTGTTGCTGGCGCGGCTTCGGGGGTGCAAGGCGGCCTGAAACAGTTCTGTTTCCTGGCTGCTTGGATTCTGTTCTTCGACTGCCTCCTGCTATTTACCTTCTACACGACTATTCTTTGCATCAAGCTTGAAATCACTCGCATTAAGCGTCACATTGCGCTCCGTAAAGctttggaagaggatggtATTACGCACCGTGTCGCCGAAAATGTGGCCTCAAACAATGATTGGCCTCAGGATGGCTCGGAAAACAGTGACACCAGCATCTTCGGAAGGAAAATCAAGTCAAGCAATGTGCGTCGTTTCAAGATTCTCATGGTTGGAGGTTTCGTCTTGATTAATGTGGTGAACTTGTCTGCCATTCCTTTCCGGAATTCCGCTCTGGGCCCTGTTCCGTTACTCTCCCGGGTATCCAATGTGCTCGCGCCTACTCCAATTGACCCTTTCAAGGTCGCTGAAAACGGTCTTGATTCGATCTACGTGACTGCGAAGAGCCAGATGACCGAAACTGTTGTGACTGTCATTCCACCAATCAAGTACAAGCTCGAGTATCCTTCAGTCCATTATGCTGCGCCAGGAGATAGCCAATCCTTTGACATTGAATACACTGATCAACTCTTGGATGCTGTTGGTGGACGCGTGATTGAAAGTTTACTGAAGAGCGTCGAGGACCCGGTCATCAGCAAATGGATTATTGCTGCGCTCACCCTGAGCATCGTATTGAATGGTTACCTTTTCAACGCGGCACGGTGGAGTATCAAGGAACCCGAGGCTGCCCCTGCACCCAAGGCCGTCGAGCCGAAGGTTTACCCCAAGGTGGATTTGAATGCAGACAGCTCGAAGAGAAGTGCAGAGGAATGTGAAGTATTCCTGAAGGAAAAGCGGGCGCCCTATTTGTCGGACGAGGATCTGATTGAGCTTTGCTTGCAAGGCAAGATTCCAGGGTATGCTTTGGAGAAGACCATGGAAAATGAAGACCTTATGAGCCGCGTTGATGCCTTCACGAGGGCAGTCAAGATCAGAAGGGCTGTGGTATCTAGGACCAAGGCTACGTCTGCCGTTACAAGCTCTTTGGAGGCCTCGAAACTCCCTTACAAGGACTACAACTATACGTTGGTTCACGGTGCATGCTGTGAGAACGTTATTGGATATTTGCCTCTGCCCCTTGGAGTTGCTGGACCTCTTACTATCGATGGCCAAAGCTACTTTATTCCCATGGCTACCACTGAGGGTGTATTGGTAGCAAGTGCCAGCCGTGGTGCCAAGGCTATCAATGCAGGTGGTGGTGCAGTGACTGTCCTCACCGGCGATGGTATGACTCGTGGTCCCTGTGTTGGTTTCCCTACCCTGGCACGCGCTGCCGCTGCAAAAGTTTGGATTGACTCTGAGGAGGGTCAGAGTATCTTGAAGGCCGCGTTCAACTCTACCAGCCGCTTTGCTCGTCTCCAGACTATGAAAACCGCTCTTGCTGGTACATACCTGTATATTCGTTTCAAGACAACGACCGGCGATGCTATGGGTATGAACATGATCTCCAAGGGCGTTGAGAAGGCGCTTCATGTGATGTCTACAGAATGTGGATTTGATGACATggccaccatcaccatctctGGTAATTTCTGTACAGACAAGAAGTCTGCTGCTCTTAACTGGATCGATGGACGTGGCAAGTCAGTTGTAGCAGAGGCCATCATTCCTGGTGATGTTGTCAAGAGTGTGCTCAAGAGTAACGTTGACGCGCTGGTCGAATTGAACACCAGCAAGAACTTGATCGGAAGTGCAATGGCTGGAAGCTTGGGTGGCTTCAACGCGCACGCATCGAACATTGTCACTGCCATTTTCTTGGCAACTGGTCAGGACCCTGCGCAGAATGTGGAAAGCAGTAGCTGCATCACTACTATGAGAAA TCTCAATGGTGACCTTCAGATCTCCGTGTCAATGCCCTCAATCGAGGTCGGAAccattggtggtggtacGATTCTTGAAGGACAGTCCGCTATGCTTGACCTACTCGGTGTGCGCGGTTCCCACCCCACCAACCCTGGCGACAACGCCCGTCAACTTGCACGGATTGTTGCCGCCGCTACGCTTGCAGGCGAACTGAGCTTGTGCTCTGCACTTGCTGCCGGCCATCTTGTCCGTGCGCACATGGCGCACAATCGCAGTAGCGCTCCTACACGGTCATCAACTCCCGTCTCGGCCGCTGTTGGCGCTGCTCGGGGATTGACTATGACGAGTTCGAAATGA